Proteins from a single region of Corylus avellana chromosome ca11, CavTom2PMs-1.0:
- the LOC132166694 gene encoding pentatricopeptide repeat-containing protein At2g03880, mitochondrial-like, which translates to MRLMIKNCFRAEAWRSNLMECDLIALKMRSPPPGFRFQFPNKLRTSSKSPLVSVRLNSSSSAALDVVESNPTSDSDSSATRNSPSHFHERFHRKPRKETVRDWANSVLSREKIEKNVRSRPLSLDSKERLRRYSGMLRTCASKGSLNEGMAIHGQVIKNGIDPDSHLWVSLVNAYAKCGSPVYARRVLDEMPEQDVVSWTALIQGVVAEGLGSEGVNLFCEMKREGVRPNEFTLASVLKACVMSMDLKFGTQVHAEAIKVGCFLDLFVGSTLVDLYAKCGEMELAERVFFCMPEQNGVSWNALLNGYAQVGGWKEVLNLFCRMRESEMKFSKFTLSTVLKGCATSGSLREGQAVHSVAIKMGCELDEFLGCSLVDMYSKCGLAYDALKVFNMIKNPDVVAWSAMITCLDQQGHSRDAAQLFLLMRYAGVPPNQFSFASVVSAATGLGFLQYGESIHACICKYGFESDISVSNALITMYMKNGCLQGGARVFEAMTDHVLVSWNALLSGCHGYKFCNLGPRIFYQMLVEGFMPNMYTYVSVLRSCSSLCDLGFGKQVHTHIIKNSIDGNDFVGTALVDLYAKTKCLEDADAVFNRLINRDLFTWTVIITGYAQTDEAEKAVKRFSLMQQEGVKPNEFTLASCLGGCSRIAAMETGQQLHSLAIKGGQFGDIFVSSALVDMYAKCGCLEDAEAIFQGFVFRDTVAWNTMICVYSQHGQGQKALETFWKMLDEGTMPDSVTFLGVLSACSHMGLVEEGKKQFNSLSEVFGITPTVEHYACMVDILGRAGKFDEIELFIKKMKLTPHALIWETVLGACKMHGNVEFGERAADKLFELKPEIDSTYILLSNIFAAKGRWDDVKKVRSLMSSRGVKKEPGCSWVEINGQIHIFVSQDVSHPKIRDIHLKLEELGQKLLSVGYVPKTERVLHNVTDREKKEHLNHHSERLALAFALISPNPVKTIRIFKNLRICEDCHDVMKLISDITNREIVVRDINQFHHFKCGTCSCQDYW; encoded by the coding sequence TGCGTAGCCCACCGCCTGGTTTTCGATTTCAGTTCCCCAATAAGCTTCGTACCAGTTCGAAGTCACCGTTGGTTTCTGTTAGATTGAATTCTTCGTCTTCTGCTGCTTTAGATGTTGTAGAATCGAACCCCACCAGTGATTCGGATTCCTCCGCTACCCGAAACTCGCCGAGTCATTTTCATGAAAGGTTTCATAGAAAACCCAGAAAGGAAACGGTTCGTGATTGGGCTAATTCAGTCTTGTCGAGGGAGAAGATTGAAAAGAATGTAAGAAGTAGACCTTTGAGTTTGGATAGTAAGGAACGGTTAAGACGTTATTCTGGGATGCTGCGTACTTGTGCTTCGAAAGGGTCTTTGAATGAGGGAATGGCCATTCATGGGCAGGTGATCAAGAATGGGATAGACCCGGACTCTCATTTGTGGGTTTCTTTGGTCAATGCTTATGCAAAATGTGGGAGTCCCGTGTATGCGCGCCGAGTGCTTGATGAGATGCCTGAACAGGATGTTGTGTCTTGGACTGCACTGATACAAGGGGTTGTGGCCGAAGGATTAGGTAGTGAAGGTGTTAATTTGTTTTGTGAGATGAAGAGGGAAGGTGTAAGGCCTAATGAGTTCACGTTGGCTTCCGTGTTGAAAGCTTGTGTTATGTCAATGGATTTGAAGTTTGGGACGCAGGTGCACGCAGAAGCAATCAAAGTTGGGTGCTTCTTGGATTTGTTTGTTGGGTCTACTCTTGTTGATCTTTATGCCAAATGTGGTGAGATGGAACTTGCGGAAAGAGTGTTCTTTTGCATGCCTGAGCAAAATGGTGTCTCATGGAATGCCTTGCTTAATGGTTATGCCCAGGTGGGTGGTTGGAAAGAAGTATTGAATCTGTTTTGTAGAATGAGAGAATCAGAAATGAAGTTTAGCAAGTTCACCTTGTCTACTGTCCTTAAGGGTTGTGCGACCTCAGGGAGTTTGAGAGAAGGCCAGGCTGTGCATTCTGTGGCAATCAAAATGGGGTGTGAACTAGATGAGTTTTTGGGTTGTAGTCTTGTGGATATGTACTCTAAGTGTGGGCTGGCATATGATGCACTAAAAGTATTTAATATGATCAAAAATCCTGATGTAGTAGCCTGGAGTGCAATGATCACTTGCCTTGATCAGCAAGGTCATAGCCGAGATGCCGCCCAGCTATTTTTGTTAATGAGATATGCAGGTGTCCCACCAAATCAATTTAGCTTTGCAAGTGTTGTTAGCGCTGCCACTGGTTTGGGATTCCTTCAATATGGTGAAAGCATCCATGCTTGTATATGCAAGTATGGGTTTGAAAGCGATATTTCAGTCAGCAATGCCTTAATTACTATGTACATGAAAAATGGATGTCTACAAGGTGGTGCCCGGGTGTTTGAGGCAATGACAGATCATGTTTTGGTTTCATGGAATGCCCTTTTATCTGGTTGCCATGGCTACAAATTCTGCAATCTAGGACCAAGAATCTTCTATCAAATGCTGGTGGAAGGTTTCATGCCGAACATGTACACGTATGTCAGTGTTTTAAGGTCTTGTTCTAGCCTGTGTGATCTAGGATTTGGAAAGCAAGTACACACCCATATCATAAAAAACAGCATTGATGGTAATGATTTTGTTGGGACAGCTCTTGTTGACTTGTACGCCAAAACCAAGTGCTTGGAAGATGCAGATGCCGTTTTCAATAGGTTGATTAATCGAGACCTCTTTACTTGGACTGTCATCATCACTGGTTATGCACAAACTGATGAAGCAGAGAAGGCTGTTAAGCGCTTTAGTTTGATGCAACAGGAAGGTGTAAAGCCCAATGAGTTTACTCTTGCCAGCTGTTTAGGTGGTTGCTCCCGAATAGCTGCCATGGAAACTGGGCAGCAACTTCATTCTTTGGCAATTAAGGGTGGGCAGTTTGGTGACATTTTTGTTTCTAGTGCACTTGTTGATATGTATGCAAAATGTGGGTGCTTAGAAGATGCTGAGGCTATTTTTCAGGGCTTTGTTTTTCGGGATACTGTTGCATGGAACACAATGATATGTGTATACTCACAACATGGACAAGGACAGAAAGCTCTTGAAACCTTTTGGAAAATGTTAGATGAAGGCACCATGCCAGATTCGGTTACCTTCTTAGGTGTTCTTTCTGCATGTAGCCACATGGGTTTAGTTGAAGAAGGGAAAAAACAGTTCAACTCACTGAGCGAAGTATTTGGGATTACTCCTACAGTTGAGCATTATGCTTGCATGGTTGATATTCTTGGTCGAGCTGGAAAATTTGATGAAATCGAACTCTTCATCAAGAAGATGAAGCTAACACCACACGCATTGATTTGGGAGACTGTTCTCGGGGCTTGCAAAATGCATGGAAATGTGGAGTTTGGTGAAAGAGCCGCAGATAAACTTTTTGAGCTTAAACCTGAGATTGACTCCACTTATATATTGCTGTCCAATATTTTTGCAGCCAAAGGTAGGTGGGATGATGTCAAAAAGGTCAGGTCATTGATGTCCAGTCGGGGTGTTAAGAAGGAACCTGGATGTAGCTGGGTAGAGATCAATGGTCAAATCCACATCTTTGTGTCTCAAGATGTTTCGCAtccaaaaatcagggatattcatttaaaattagaGGAGCTTGGCCAAAAACTATTATCAGTAGGTTATGTCCCAAAAACAGAACGTGTGCTTCATAATGTCACTGACAGAGAGAAAAAGGAACATCTTAATCATCATAGTGAAAGGTTGGCTCTTGCTTTTGCCCTTATAAGTCCCAACCCTGTAAAAACGATTAGAATTTTCAAGAACCTACGCATCTGTGAAGACTGCCATGATGTTATGAAGCTCATCTCAGACATCACCAATCGGGAAATAGTTGTTCGTGACATTAATCAGTTCCACCACTTTAAGTGTGGCACCTGCTCCTGTCAGGATTATTGGTGA